A genomic stretch from Magnetovibrio sp. includes:
- the hisN gene encoding histidinol-phosphatase has product MAAMQNFIDLAVVLANAARPEIMSRFRTGIAVDAKSDASPVTEADRSAERVMRKIITDTYPDHGILGEEYGSENVDAEFVWVLDPIDGTNSFVTGKPLFGTLIALCQNGKPIVGVIDAPGMDERWVGAQGYPTTLNGKVIKTRTGTALDTAWLYATTPAMFSGANQEAFERLSKAAWRTVYGGDCYAYGLLAAGHVDLVCEASLGTYDFAALAPVIEGAGGIITDWDGAPVTLQSDGRVLAAGDKNTHSAALKQLQS; this is encoded by the coding sequence ATGGCCGCCATGCAGAACTTCATCGACTTGGCCGTGGTGCTCGCCAATGCCGCGCGCCCGGAGATCATGAGCCGCTTTCGCACCGGCATCGCCGTCGACGCGAAATCGGACGCCTCGCCGGTCACCGAAGCCGACCGTAGCGCCGAACGGGTGATGCGCAAGATCATCACCGATACGTATCCCGACCACGGCATCTTGGGCGAAGAATACGGCAGCGAAAACGTCGACGCCGAATTCGTCTGGGTTCTCGACCCCATCGACGGCACCAATTCGTTCGTCACCGGCAAGCCGCTGTTCGGCACCCTGATCGCGCTGTGCCAAAACGGCAAACCCATCGTCGGCGTGATCGATGCGCCCGGCATGGACGAGCGCTGGGTCGGTGCGCAAGGCTATCCCACCACGCTGAACGGCAAGGTCATCAAAACCCGCACGGGCACCGCCCTGGACACCGCCTGGCTCTATGCCACCACGCCGGCAATGTTTTCCGGCGCCAACCAAGAGGCCTTCGAACGTTTGTCCAAGGCGGCATGGCGCACGGTTTACGGCGGCGACTGCTACGCTTACGGCCTGCTCGCGGCCGGTCATGTCGATCTGGTCTGCGAAGCCAGCCTCGGCACATACGATTTCGCTGCCCTGGCGCCTGTGATCGAAGGCGCCGGCGGCATCATCACCGACTGGGATGGCGCCCCGGTCACGCTTCAATCAGACGGTCGCGTGCTCGCGGCGGGAGACAAAAACACACACTCGGCGGCCCTTAAACAGCTTCAAAGCTAA
- a CDS encoding diguanylate cyclase domain-containing protein, protein MNDTTRNDCDSELLRAISNLVAVLKDGRLTYINPAGVDMLGASDENAVLGHGLAEFIHADYADLIALGIDAFAEEEAGVPLKLRPLNAVPIDVLMRVRALESQAKSYMVECRDISNYIRASEDARKREQRLANVLGTVRDAIITIDQKGNVQSINAAGERLFGYPRTHVLGQNIKMLMPKQYADHHDNYLDRYVKTGEGEIINSAMEFEGQHANGAVFPIELSVTEMMEGNQRLFTGVVRDITERKKALDKIHYLAHHDALTKLPNRNLYIERVERAIYRSERSNKPLALMFVDLDKFKPINDELGHEAGDAVLKTVAERMLSCVRQSDTVARFGGDEFVAILENLDHPDSAAVVAKKVISKLTENIEVPGGQHAVVGASIGISVFPEDGKTMDELARAADEAMYAVKEEGRNNYKFYKDLKGKGR, encoded by the coding sequence GTGAACGACACAACACGGAACGACTGCGATTCCGAACTTCTGCGCGCCATTTCCAATTTGGTGGCCGTGCTGAAAGACGGTCGCCTGACCTACATCAATCCCGCCGGCGTCGACATGCTCGGCGCGAGTGATGAAAACGCCGTGCTCGGACATGGGCTGGCGGAGTTTATCCACGCCGACTACGCCGACTTGATCGCGCTGGGCATAGACGCGTTCGCCGAGGAAGAGGCGGGTGTGCCGCTGAAGCTGCGTCCGTTGAACGCCGTCCCCATCGACGTGTTGATGCGGGTGCGCGCACTCGAGAGCCAAGCCAAAAGCTACATGGTCGAATGCCGCGATATCAGCAATTACATCCGTGCGTCTGAAGACGCCCGCAAGCGCGAGCAACGCCTCGCCAACGTGCTCGGCACGGTGCGCGACGCCATCATCACCATCGACCAAAAAGGCAACGTACAATCGATCAACGCCGCGGGTGAGCGCTTGTTCGGTTATCCCAGAACTCATGTTTTGGGACAAAACATCAAAATGCTGATGCCCAAACAATACGCCGACCATCACGACAATTACCTGGATCGTTACGTCAAAACCGGCGAGGGCGAGATCATAAATTCGGCGATGGAATTCGAAGGCCAGCATGCCAACGGCGCAGTTTTCCCCATTGAGCTTTCGGTCACAGAAATGATGGAAGGCAATCAACGCCTGTTCACCGGGGTGGTCCGCGACATCACCGAGCGCAAAAAAGCGCTCGATAAAATTCATTATCTCGCCCACCACGACGCCCTGACCAAACTGCCCAACCGCAATCTGTACATCGAGCGCGTCGAACGCGCGATTTATCGATCCGAGCGCTCCAACAAGCCATTGGCCTTGATGTTCGTGGATTTGGACAAGTTCAAGCCCATCAACGACGAACTGGGCCATGAAGCGGGCGATGCGGTGCTCAAAACCGTGGCGGAACGAATGTTGTCTTGTGTGCGTCAATCGGACACCGTGGCACGCTTCGGTGGCGATGAGTTTGTCGCCATCTTGGAAAACCTCGACCATCCCGACAGCGCCGCAGTGGTCGCGAAAAAGGTCATCTCCAAGCTGACCGAAAACATCGAAGTGCCGGGCGGCCAACACGCCGTGGTGGGCGCATCCATCGGCATCAGCGTGTTCCCCGAGGACGGCAAGACCATGGACGAGCTGGCCCGCGCCGCCGACGAGGCCATGTACGCGGTCAAGGAAGAAGGCCGTAACAACTACAAATTCTACAAAGATCTCAAAGGCAAAGGGCGCTAA